A part of Cydia strobilella chromosome 15, ilCydStro3.1, whole genome shotgun sequence genomic DNA contains:
- the LOC134747907 gene encoding uncharacterized protein LOC134747907: MAFIIRILFYTALVYVCRGEALLGHDSYTASALSAPSASYGPPSTSYGPPSTSYGTPISSGSLNLGQNLQPAPRPVYGPPSDHEGSLILDETRPPTAPEPPVSSGSLNLGQPRVIGSTVQVGRPVASATRYELQSVVQNVVRRIPIEVVRHVQVAVPQPVPVPVRQEIKVPVPQPYPVQVEVPRQVPYNVYQTQHVEVERRVPYEVVRQVPFEVIRKVPVPVDRPYEVIRKIHVPIEKHVHVPVAIWKPYPIHIIKHVTHYQKKKCCGW, from the exons ATGGCGTTTATA ATTAGGATTCTCTTCTACACCGCTTTAGTCTACGTATGTAGAGGCGAGGCCCTGCTAGGACATGACTCATACACGGCATCCGCCCTGTCCGCCCCGTCAGCTTCCTATGGACCACCATCCACATCATATGGCCCTCCTTCGACGTCATATGGTACTCCAATTTCTTCAGGCAGTTTGAATTTGGGACAGAACCTGCAACCAGCGCCACGGCCCGTTTACGGCCCGCCGTCTGACCATGAAGGCAGCCTCATCCTCGACGAGACTCGCCCTCCGACGGCACCAGAACCACCAGTGTCGAGCGGATCTCTCAATCTGGGTCAGCCCCGTGTCATCGGATCGACAGTGCAAGTGGGCAGACCCGTTGCCTCGGCAACGAGATACGAGCTCCAGTCTGTCGTCCAAAACGTCGTCCGTCGCATCCCGATCGAAGTAGTGCGTCACGTCCAAGTTGCGGTCCCACAacccgtgcccgtgcccgttcGTCAGGAAATCAAAGTGCCAGTGCCGCAACCCTACCCAGTCCAGGTTGAGGTCCCCAGACAAGTGCCGTACAATGTGTATCAAACGCAACACGTTGAGGTGGAGAGGCGCGTGCCTTATGAGGTTGTGAGACAAGTGCCCTTTGAAGTGATCAGGAAAGTACCAGTGCCGGTCGATAGGCCCTATGAAGTGATCAGGAAGATCCATGTACCAATCGAGAAACACGTCCATGTCCCAGTAGCAATCTGGAAGCCGTACCCCATCCACATCATCAAACACGTCACCCACTACCAAAAGAAGAAGTGCTGCGGTTGGTGA